The genomic DNA TCGTCGTGGCAGCCGGCGTCGCGCATCGCGCCCTCGATCGCCTGGCGCACGTGGTCCGGGCCCATGCGCTCGAGCTCCAAGCCCGTGCGCGCCCCGAACCATCGCTTCACCTCCCCCATCGACCCGCTCACGAGAGGCACGATACCGCAGCTACGCCCCGACGGAGGAAGTGCTCGTGGGGTATCCTGAGGGAGCCATGCCCGAGGCGTTGATCGACGTGCTCCTGCTCGAGGTCGACGGACGTCGGATCGGGCTGCCCGCTTCGCTCGTGGTGGAGGTCCTGCCCAGCGCCGCGGTGGAGCCGCTGCCGGACGCGCCCCCGGCGGTCGAGGGCGTGCTCAATGTCCGAGGGGAGGTCCTCCCCGTGATCTCGATGCGTCATCGGCTGGGCATGCCGCCGCGCCCGCCGACGGTGGACGACCACCTCGTGCGGGTCGAGAGCGGGGGGCGCCATCTGCTCCTCCGGGTCGATCGCGCGCTCGACCTGATCGGCGTCGACCCCTGGCGGCTCCGCGAGCTCGACGCGGCGCGTGGGGCCGTCGCGACCCCCGAGGGGACGCTGGTCGTCCAGGACGCCGAGCGCTTCCTGACCGTCGAGGAGCTCGAGACGCTGGATCTCTGAGGCACGGCCTCTCGGCGCACGGCCTCTCTGAGCATGTGCGCGCGATCGGGGTGCGAGCGGCGCGGCCTCCGCGGGGCTGCGGACGTGAAGTCAATCGTTTCGCGGAGTTGCGGTCGGACCCTGGGTCTCGAGGCGCGCTGGCCGGGCGTCTCTGCTTGCGCGCGCGTACGGCACATCCGTACAGTGCGTCTCCATGGGAGAGCTGCCGTTTTCCGGGGAAGGGTTCGCGGGGCGCCCTCCGGCTCCGTGGGCCGCGTCGCGGGGCCTCGGCACCGTGCTGGACACCTGGCGCGCGGACGCGGGGTTGAAGCGCAGCATCGTGCTCGACGAGGAGGTGCCGGCGCGCGATCCCGTCTACGCGCCCGTGCCCGACGCGCTCGCGCCCCAGGTCGCCGAGGCGCTGCTGAACCGCGGCGTCGACCAGCTCTACGCGCACCAGGCCCGCAGCTTCGAGCTGGCGAAGGCCGGCAAGCACGTCGTGGTCGCGACGCCGACCGCGTCCGGAAAGAGCCTCTGCTACAACCTGCCGGTCCTCGATCGGCTCGCCGGGGAGCCCGAGGCGCGCGCGCTC from Sandaracinaceae bacterium includes the following:
- a CDS encoding chemotaxis protein CheW, producing MPEALIDVLLLEVDGRRIGLPASLVVEVLPSAAVEPLPDAPPAVEGVLNVRGEVLPVISMRHRLGMPPRPPTVDDHLVRVESGGRHLLLRVDRALDLIGVDPWRLRELDAARGAVATPEGTLVVQDAERFLTVEELETLDL